From the Manihot esculenta cultivar AM560-2 chromosome 3, M.esculenta_v8, whole genome shotgun sequence genome, one window contains:
- the LOC110611641 gene encoding probable long-chain-alcohol O-fatty-acyltransferase 1 — protein sequence MEEVARFIKAWIIAIICLCYCYYTTAKIPKGILRLLSLLPVVYIFIILPFNLTSVHLCSATTFPLVWLANFKLLLFSLDHGPLSPPPPKLLQFILLACLPIQLKTKNNSNPSPQISLFTSYYYIHLMHPYVVFALYCAHTYLELEFVLAIFGVLARALFGFELDRQFDEPYLSSSLQDFWSRRWNLAVTSILRSTVYFPTRYFFKRIIGSTGATLVAVMASFLVSGLMHEILICYVTHVSPTWEVTGFFVLHGFCLAIEVAVKKVVRDRWRMPVIVSMPFTMGFIATTSFWLFFPQILKNGIDDKIIRELLNIVDFIKGTN from the exons atGGAAGAAGTCGCGAGGTTCATCAAGGCATGGATTATAGCCATAATATGCCTATGCTATTGTTACTACACAACAGCCAAAATTCCCAAAGGCATTCTCAGGCTTCTCTCACTCCTCCCTGTCGTCTACATCTTCATCATCCTCCCCTTCAATCTCACCTCCGTCCATCTCTGCTCAGCCACTACATTCCCTCTAGTTTGGCTTGCCAACTTCAAGCTCCTCCTCTTCTCCTTGGACCATGGCCCCTTATCTCCACCCCCACCAAAACTTCTCCAGTTCATCCTTCTAGCTTGTCTTCCCATTCAACTCAAGACCAAAAATAACAGCAACCCATCTCCACAAATAAGCTTATTTACAAG CTACTATTACATACATCTGATGCACCCCTACGTCGTTTTCGCTTTATATTGCGCCCACACTTACCTTGAATTAGAATTTGTGCTAGCCATATTTGGAGTTCTGGCTCGTGCGCTTTTTGGGTTCGAGCTTGACCGGCAATTCGACGAGCCTTACCTTTCTTCCTCACTTCAAGACTTTTGGAGCCGTAGGTGGAATCTCGCGGTGACAAGTATTTTACGCTCAACTGTATATTTTCCTACACGATATTTCTTTAAGCGTATAATTGGTTCAACAGGAGCCACGTTGGTAGCTGTCATGGCATCATTCTTAGTATCGGGTTTAATGCACGAGATCTTGATTTGTTATGTGACACATGTAAGTCCTACATGGGAGGTAACGGGTTTCTTTGTCTTGCATGGATTCTGCTTGGCAATCGAGGTGGCGGTGAAGAAGGTGGTGAGGGATAGATGGAGGATGCCGGTGATTGTTTCAATGCCATTTACAATGGGTTTCATTGCTACTACGAGCTTTTGGTTATTTTTTCCTCAGATATTAAAAAATGGAATAGATGACAAGATTATAAGAGAACTCTTAAATATTGTAGACTTCATTAAAGGCACAAA
- the LOC110611640 gene encoding probable long-chain-alcohol O-fatty-acyltransferase 1: protein MKETMEGEAERFIKAWIIAIICLCYCYYAAAKIPKGILRLLSLLPVVYIFIILPLNLTSAHLCCITTYLLLWLANFKLLLFAFDHGPLSPLPPKLFHFITLASLPIKLKTKNNSNPSPQTSLFTRSILLVVKILLMAIILHSYKYKHLMHSYVVFALYFSLTYLLVEISQAMYSIPARALFGFELDPQFNEPYLSTTLQDFWSRRWNIMVRNILHPTVYFPTRCFFMPIIGSSGATLIAIMATFLVSGLMHEILFYYVIRVNPTWEVTCFFILHGVCSAIEVAVKKVAKDRWRVPVVVSRPFTIAFVAVTSYWLFFPQILRNGIDDKVRRELLNIVDFVKGTN from the coding sequence ATGAAAGAAACAATGGAGGGAGAAGCCGAGAGGTTCATCAAGGCATGGATTATAGCCATAATATGTCTATGTTATTGTTACTACGCAGCAGCGAAAATCCCCAAGGGAATCCTCAGGCTTCTCTCGCTTCTCCCCGTCGTCTACATCTTCATCATCCTTCCCCTTAATCTCACCTCAGCCCATCTCTGCTGCATCACCACATACCTCCTCCTTTGGCTTGCCAATTTCAAGCTCCTCCTCTTCGCCTTCGATCATGGCCCCTTGTCTCCACTCCCACCAAAACTTTTCCACTTCATCACTCTAGCTTCTCTTCCCATTAAACTCAAGACCAAGAATAACAGCAACCCATCTCCACAAACAAGCTTATTTACAAGGTCAATTCTACTGGTAGTTAAAATATTGCTCATGGCTATCATCCTCCATAGCTACAAATACAAACATTTGATGCACTCCTACGTCGTTTTCGCTTTATATTTCTCCCTCACTTACCTTCTAGTAGAAATTTCTCAAGCCATGTATTCAATCCCTGCTCGTGCTCTTTTCGGGTTCGAGCTTGACCCGCAATTCAACGAGCCTTATCTTTCTACCACACTTCAAGATTTTTGGAGCCGTAGGTGGAATATCATGGTGAGAAATATTTTACACCCAACTGTATATTTTCCTACACGATGTTTCTTTATGCCTATAATTGGTTCGTCGGGGGCCACGTTGATAGCTATCATGGCGACATTCTTAGTGTCGGGTTTAATGCATGAGATCTTATTTTATTATGTGATACGTGTGAATCCCACATGGGAGGTAACATGTTTCTTTATTTTACATGGTGTCTGCTCGGCCATTGAGGTGGCGGTGAAGAAAGTGGCGAAGGATAGATGGAGGGTGCCGGTGGTTGTTTCAAGGCCATTTACAATTGCTTTCGTTGCTGTTACGAGCTATTGGTTATTTTTCCCTCAGATATTAAGAAATGGGATAGATGATAAGGTTAGAAGAGAACTCTTAAATATTGTAGACTTCGTCAAAGGCACAAATTAA
- the LOC110611639 gene encoding probable long-chain-alcohol O-fatty-acyltransferase 1, whose protein sequence is MDMDMEMELKRYVKVWVLATTCLCYCYYVAARLPKGALRLLSILPVIYIFIILPITLTSVSLCGPTAFFLVWLANFKLLLFSFGQAPLSPPPPKLFHFISLACLPIKLMQKTDNDNNPSPSFMPRLLLVIKTFVLLLLLHVHNYRQFIHPYVFLSLYCLEMYLQIELVLAISAIPARALFRFEIEPQFNEPYLATSLQDFWGHRWNLMVTSILRPTVYYPVSEFSKRLIGPKWASLPGVVATFVVSGLMHEVIFFYLTRVSPTWEVTWFFILHGICVAMEVALKKMVKDRWQLHRAISGPLAVIFAGVTGFWLFFPQLTRNRVDDQVVWECYILLNFIKHKVSSFFIG, encoded by the coding sequence ATGGACATGGACATGGAGATGGAGTTGAAGAGGTACGTCAAGGTCTGGGTTTTAGCTACAACATGCTTATGCTACTGTTACTATGTAGCAGCAAGGTTACCAAAGGGTGCGTTAAGACTCCTTTCAATCCTCCCTGTCATCTACATCTTCATCATTCTCCCCATCACCCTCACCTCTGTCAGTCTCTGTGGCCCTACTGCTTTCTTTCTGGTTTGGCTTGCTAACTTCAAGCTCCTCCTCTTCTCATTTGGTCAAGCTCCTTTATCACCACCACCTCCCAAGCTTTTCCATTTCATCTCCTTAGCTTGTCTTCCCATTAAACTCATGCAAAAAACAGATAATGACAACAACCCATCTCCCAGTTTCATGCCCAGGTTACTTCTGGTGATTAAAACctttgttcttcttcttcttcttcatgtcCATAATTACAGGCAGTTCATTCACCCTTACGTCTTCTTATCTCTGTATTGCTTGGAAATGTACCTACAGATAGAACTCGTCTTAGCCATATCTGCAATCCCGGCTCGAGCCCTTTTTAGGTTCGAGATCGAGCCACAGTTCAACGAGCCTTACCTTGCTACATCTCTGCAAGACTTTTGGGGGCATAGATGGAACCTTATGGTCACTAGTATTCTGCGACCGACGGTATACTATCCTGTAAGCGAGTTTTCAAAGCGATTAATTGGGCCGAAATGGGCCTCGTTGCCAGGTGTCGTAGCGACATTTGTTGTGTCGGGTTTAATGCACGaggttattttcttttatttaacgCGTGTGAGTCCCACGTGGGAAGTCACTTGGTTTTTTATCCTGCATGGGATCTGTGTGGCTATGGAGGTAGCGTTAAAGAAGATGGTGAAGGACAGGTGGCAGTTGCACCGGGCTATTTCGGGGCCTTTGGCTGTGATTTTTGCAGGTGTCACAGGCTTTTGGTTATTCTTCCCTCAGCTTACTAGAAATAGAGTGGATGACCAGGTGGTGTGGGAATGctacattttattaaatttcataaagcATAAAGTAAGCTCTTTTTTTATTGGTTGA
- the LOC110610981 gene encoding probable long-chain-alcohol O-fatty-acyltransferase 1, whose protein sequence is MRIERNRKPPRQPEATQISSKMEMDMGMELKSFIKVWVLATTCLSYCYYITARLPKGVVRLLSILPVIYIFIILPTNLTSFNLCGPTAFFLVWLANFKLLLFSFDQGPLSPPPPKLFHFISLACLPIKLKQKTDNDTNPSPHFVPRSLLLAIKTFVLVLLFHIYSYRQFMHPYVILTLYCLHVYLQLELVLVISAIPARALFGFEIEPQFNEPYLATSLQDFWGHRWNLMVTSILRPTVYHPVRQFSKRLIGSTWASLPAIIATFVASGLMHEVMYFYLTRVRPTWEVTWFFILHGICVAIEVALKKVVKDRWQLNRAISGPLAVIFASITAFWLFFPQLTRNKVDEQVIWECSILLNFIKQKVSSCFIS, encoded by the coding sequence atGCGTATAGAAAGAAACAGAAAGCCACCAAGACAACCAGAGGCCACACAGATCAGCTCAAAGATGGAGATGGACATGGGCATGGAGTTGAAAAGCTTCATCAAGGTCTGGGTTTTAGCGACGACATGCTTAAGCTACTGTTACTATATAACAGCAAGGTTACCAAAGGGCGTGGTGAGGCTCCTCTCAATCCTCCCTGTGATCTACATCTTCATCATTCTCCCCACCAATCTCACCTCCTTCAATCTCTGTGGCCCTACTGCTTTCTTTCTGGTTTGGCTCGCTAACTTCAAGCTCCTCCTCTTCTCCTTTGATCAAGGTCCATTGTCACCACCCCCTCCCAAGCTTTTTCATTTCATCTCCTTGGCCTGTCTCCCCATTAAACTCAAGCAAAAAACAGATAATGACACCAACCCATCTCCCCATTTCGTGCCCAGGTCGCTTCTTCTGGCGATTAAGACCTTCGTTCTTGTTCTTCTCTTTCATATATATAGCTACAGGCAATTTATGCATCCTTATGTCATCTTAACTCTCTATTGCTTGCACGTTTACCTGCAACTAGAACTCGTTCTAGTCATATCCGCAATCCCCGCTCGAGCCCTTTTTGGGTTCGAGATCGAGCCACAGTTCAACGAGCCTTACCTCGCCACATCTCTGCAGGACTTTTGGGGTCATAGATGGAACCTTATGGTCACTAGTATTCTGCGACCGACCGTATACCATCCAGTACGCCAGTTTTCAAAGCGATTAATTGGGTCGACATGGGCGTCGTTGCCAGCTATCATAGCGACATTTGTGGCGTCGGGTTTAATGCACGAGGTCATGTACTTTTACTTAACGCGCGTGAGACCCACGTGGGAAGTGACCTGGTTTTTTATCCTACATGGAATCTGCGTGGCTATAGAGGTGGCTTTAAAGAAGGTGGTGAAGGACAGGTGGCAGTTGAACCGAGCTATTTCTGGGCCATTGGCAGTCATTTTTGCGAGTATCACAGCCTTTTGGTTATTTTTTCCTCAGCTTACTAGAAATAAAGTGGATGAGCAGGTGATATGGGAGTGCTCCATTTTGTTAAATTTCATAAAGCAGAAAGTAAGCTCttgttttatttcataa